The Ooceraea biroi isolate clonal line C1 chromosome 1, Obir_v5.4, whole genome shotgun sequence genome has a window encoding:
- the LOC105283432 gene encoding group XIIA secretory phospholipase A2, translating to MDLSRYRKILIYALTFLAYAWSGYGAGLLSNLRDAVLAAESVFQDLFANAITVAWKIKDIHEVFDAAVEENCVFRCPDGSAPKPDRNHKPQSNGCGSLGIEINQEYLPLAEMTKCCDLHDICYDTCNTDKEKCDLEFKRCLYKYCETYQTTGLTVVNTCKAAAKVLFTGTTALGCKSFLDAQKNACYCPNKSSKKKPKKAAQAGGEL from the exons ATGGATCTGTCTCGTTATCGTAAGATTCTGATCTACGCGTTGACGTTCCTGGCGTACGCCTGGTCCGGCTACGGCGCCGGGCTGCTGTCAAATCTGCGGGACGCCGTGCTGGCGGCGGAATCAGTCTTCCAGGATCTCTTCGCCAACGCCATAACCGTCGCGTGGAAGATCAAGGACATACACGAGGTGTTCGACGCCGCTGTGGAGGAGAACTGCGTCTTCCGGTGCCCGGACG gaTCCGCGCCGAAGCCAGATCGGAATCACAAGCCGCAGAGTAACGGATGCGGTTCTCTTGGAATCGAG atcAATCAAGAGTATCTTCCATTGGCCGAGATGACAAAGTGCTGCGACCTTCACGATATCTGCTACGACACGTGCAACACCGACAAGGAAAAGTGTGACCTGGAGTTTAAAAGATGCTTGTACAAATATTGCGAGACGTATCAGACGACCGGCCTCACGGTCGTTAACACGTGTAAAGCTGCGGCGAAAGTGCTTTTTACCGGAACAACCGCGCTGGGCTGCAAGAGTTTCCTTGACGCTCAGAAGAACGCCTGCTACTGTCCCAATAAATCGAGCAAAAAGAAACCGAAGAAAGCTGCGCAGGCCGGCGgagaattatga
- the LOC105283431 gene encoding glutaredoxin-C4 isoform X2, producing the protein MPSTRDLVNELIAKDSVVIFSKTYCPYCKMAKEVFDSLKKTYTAIELDDREDAQDIQDVLGEMTGARTVPRVFVNGACLGGGTDVKKLHQSGELIKKF; encoded by the exons ATGCCGTCGACACGAGATCTCGTCAATGAACTCATCGCCAAGGATTCAGTCGTTATATTCTCCAAAACTTACTGTCCATACTGCAAAATGGCCAAGGAG GTGTTTGATTCGTTGAAGAAGACATACACAGCGATAGAATTGGATGACAGAGAAGACGCGCAAGACATACAGGATGTGTTGGGTGAAATGACAGGCGCCAGGACGGTGCCCAGGGTATTCGTCAATGGAGCGTGCCTAGGAGGTGGCACCGATGTGAAGAAATTGCACCAGAGCGGCGagcttataaaaaaattttga
- the LOC105283431 gene encoding glutaredoxin-C4 isoform X1 has protein sequence MGSVSSTKRTIMPSTRDLVNELIAKDSVVIFSKTYCPYCKMAKEVFDSLKKTYTAIELDDREDAQDIQDVLGEMTGARTVPRVFVNGACLGGGTDVKKLHQSGELIKKF, from the exons ATGGGTTCAGTTTCCAGTACAAAAAGAACCATCATGCCGTCGACACGAGATCTCGTCAATGAACTCATCGCCAAGGATTCAGTCGTTATATTCTCCAAAACTTACTGTCCATACTGCAAAATGGCCAAGGAG GTGTTTGATTCGTTGAAGAAGACATACACAGCGATAGAATTGGATGACAGAGAAGACGCGCAAGACATACAGGATGTGTTGGGTGAAATGACAGGCGCCAGGACGGTGCCCAGGGTATTCGTCAATGGAGCGTGCCTAGGAGGTGGCACCGATGTGAAGAAATTGCACCAGAGCGGCGagcttataaaaaaattttga
- the LOC105283428 gene encoding SUN domain-containing ossification factor isoform X1: MRVYVLCVYWMLLLVSVVSSGFLFLLVALESVHAEEPSFHLEKNETYEVYSNITLNYDNHESFESSVILNTDTQAAVTFKTTQNDRYRQEEATAVSGSFEAINDVQEKKDADVLAESLMQQPNLSQGISETGQAVVLTLVDTAAAELQNLVEPKTDRDFSSGSSIKNTSLLSDNQTRQSEHPSTSTIQISSPPIVDERTDRLNDTDFSENEKEALLLKKITEETPEVVVIVRAEQKANTDESELRTEEDVDQVSEELPTKIDDVFTTAPELNDTAAREQLLGGSRDESAAVILDGLVTSGPTDPHEDIPSFSEWAQKRLEEAEKKKTHPNVSVQTPGGPGRGVSGMKIRSKNYASPDCGAKIVAANPEASSAKNVLVSTRDEYMLNACTSRVWFVVELCEAIQAKKIELANFELFSSSPKDFSVYVSDRYPTKDWSPVGQFTAKDIKDIQSFALHPHFFGKFIKIELQSHYGSEHFCPVSLFRAYGTSEFEVLETETENQILQETSADKDDYEDSDEEESLDSEGDSPPTNLFGSARDAVLSIMKKAAEVLVKSSDLTGNNITKIQQNIDGGSILENSYMSCMTPRYTILCGNCTDQKFASVFQLVSCRDRQLDNLLKIDFVNETLRRQGVCSLYGVEIESLWKKEEERRDDTTHFNLVEDLQATFLASVFKPEYIVALCNVLATKERKVVMNTSYEIPVNSSKDAVKEDILSIKDTDHSNEITSHQISDTLDSDSSSKETRRHPTQDISEEAKKSVNTTSIETSTSTESLASQIKPTKTLSKEDPKKESSVPILEPSKESMEETQQTEVLTTVPPSNLTPTLKIEEPPIQGTPVEMTLQTVSNIPPMNLDNQEVDETLTPDAENTEASAQVQTNKSESGESDGKEKMRDLGEQEVRLSSQDHIALDTLFSDLKDLEGDAANMQNGASSSLSMTLPTASTVPQKESVFLRLSNRIKILERNMSLSGQYLEELSRRYKKQVEEMQRSWERAVAAMNEESRKGEEREARRVEEIAALKEEIAELSKSFQALLYDQDSWRSRFSTIIQHVLLICLEIIIIILIISYCRRGEDFEEEETLQADTEKQENAAHQKSAENFVSHNGTKKTKKRRPSEIASHISGTYHELMVDDRTQEITKKERKKKRKKETTVSNRTAINSDAKREAIRYKNVLDVIPGGTTLPSRRASSIDPPRSTESQNLDKRPESAPETSVGWFDGQTERIERIVQLVPDSKKIFGAKAEQSSELGCQADELSESNSSSATMDRPGEVSITIERKVEVSRSSSFRSGILKGAKLSSPSFMKTALGTRSKRKLSLNSSSNDRCEWNQDLQRLNDRSAPSSSANLNTQTVDGNANGNPANGLIEESDESRSSSATPTSGKKEKRGTGLKKMWSVSVS; the protein is encoded by the exons ATGAGGGTGTACGTGTTGTGCGTATATTGGATGCTGCTTCTGGTGTCGGTAGTGTCCAG TGGATTCTTGTTTCTCCTGGTGGCTTTGGAAAGTGTGCATGCCGAAGAGCCCTCTTTCCACCTAGAAAAGAATGAAACCTATGAGGTTTACAGCAATATCACGCTCAATTATGATAATCATGAAAGCTTTGAGTCATCCGTCATATTAAATACTGACACGCAGGCTGCAGTAACATTCAAGACTACTCAGAATGATCGGTACCGTCAG GAAGAAGCTACTGCAGTTTCAGGTAGTTTTGAAGCGATCAATGACGTGCAGGAAAAGAAGGATGCGGATGTTTTAGCAGAGAGCCTTATGCAGCAACCTAATCTCTCTCAAGG GATCTCCGAGACTGGCCAGGCGGTGGTGTTGACTCTGGTGGACACCGCAGCGGCGGAGTTGCAGAATCTGGTCGAGCCGAAGACTGACCGCGATTTTTCTTCGGGGTCATCCATCAAGAATACTTCCTTGTTAAGCGACAATCAGACCAGGCAGTCCGAACATCCGAGTACGTCGACGATACAAATTTCCTCGCCACCAATCGTCGACGAGAGGACGGATCGACTAAACGACACCGATTTCTCCGAAAATGAAAAGGAAGCGCTTCTGCTGAAGAAGATCACCGAGGAGACGCCGGAAGTCGTCGTGATCGTCCGGGCGGAGCAGAAGGCTAATACGGACGAATCGGAGCTGAGAACTGAGGAGGACGTCGACCAAGTATCTGAAGAGTTGCCCACGAAGATTGACGATGTGTTCACTACGGCGCCGGAATTGAATGATACGGCAGCCAGGGAGCAATTACTCGGTGGTAGCAGAGACGAGAGTGCGGCGGTGATCCTGGATGGGCTTGTCACTTCCGGTCCTACAGATCCGCATGAGGATATACCGTCGTTTAGTGAGTGGGCGCAAAAGCGCCTGGAGGAggctgagaagaaaaaaa CTCATCCAAACGTCTCCGTGCAGACGCCGGGCGGTCCAGGACGAGGTGTAAGCGGCATGAAGATTCGTTCGAAAAATTACGCTTCGCCCGATTGTGGAGCCAAGATCGTGGCGGCCAATCCTGAAGCGAGCAGCGCAAAGAACGTTCTGGTGTCCACGcgagacgaatatatgttGAATGCCTGCACGTCGCGCGTCTGGTTTGTCGTCGAGCTTTGCGAGGCGATCCAAGCGAAGAAAATCGAGCTGGCGAATTTTGAGCTTTTCAGCTCGTCGCCGAAGGATTTCTCCGTCTATGTGAGCGATCGTTATCCCACGAAAGACTGGAGCCCAGTCGGCCAATTCACTGCTAAGGACATAAAGGATATACAGAGCTTTGCTCTGCATCCTCACTTTTTCGGCAAGTTCATCAAAATCGAGCTCCAGTCACATTACGGATCGGAACACTTCTGTCCCGTCTCGTTGTTTCGCGCTTACGGCACCAGCGAGTTCGAAGTGCTGGAAACCGAGACGGAGAATCAGATCCTGCAAGAGACGAGCGCGGATAAGGACGACTACGAGGATAGCGATGAGGAGGAGTCGTTGGACAGCGAGGGCGATTCACCGCCGACGAATCTCTTCGGTAGCGCTCGTGACGCCGTGCTAAGCATCATGAAGAAGGCGGCAGAGGTACTGGTGAAGTCGAGTGATCTCACCGGCAACAACATTACAAAGATCCAGCAGAACATCGACGGCGGCAGCATTCTGGAAAACTCGTACATGAGTTGCATGACGCCCAGATACACAATCCTTTGTGGCAACTGTACTGATCAGAAGTTCGCCAGCGTTTTCCAACTGGTCAGTTGCCGCGACCGCCAGTTGGATAATTTGCTGAAGATCGACTTTGTGAACGAAACACTACGGCGACAGGGAGTGTGTAGTCTGTACGGGGTGGAGATCGAGTCGCTctggaagaaagaagaggaaaggcGCGATGACACAACGCACTTCAATCTTGTGGAGGATCTGCAAGCGACTTTTTTAGCCTCTGTTTTTAAACCCGAGTACATCGTGGCGTTATGTAACGTTTTGGCGACAAAGGAGCGTAAGGTAGTGATGAACACTAGCTATGAAATACCCGTGAACAGTTCTAAGGATGCCGTCAAAGAGGATATTCTATCCATCAAGGATACCGATCACAGCAACGAGATTACCTCTCATCAGATTTCCGACACTCTGGATTCGGATTCCTCTTCTAAAGAGACTCGACGACACCCGACTCAGGATATCAGCGAGGAGGCCAAGAAGAGCGTCAACACGACGTCTATAGAGACTTCCACCAGTACCGAGAGCTTGGCGTCGCAAATCAAGCCCACGAAGACGCTCAGCAAGGAAGATCCGAAGAAGGAATCGTCCGTACCGATCCTGGAGCCTAGTAAGGAATCCATGGAAGAGACGCAGCAGACGGAAGTATTAACGACCGTTCCACCGTCTAATCTGACACCGACCTTGAAGATCGAGGAACCGCCAATTCAGGGCACTCCAGTGGAGATGACGTTGCAAACGGTAAGCAACATTCCGCCGATGAATCTTGATAATCAAGAAGTTGACGAAACACTCACGCCCGATGCAGAGAACACTGAGGCTAGCGCGCAAGTTCAAACTAACAAGTCAGAGAGCGGCGAATCAGATGGAAAAGAGAAGATGAGAGATTTAGGCGAGCAAGAGGTTCGACTGTCGTCTCAAGATCATATCGCATTGGATACGTTGTTTTCTGATTTGAAAGATTTGGAGGGCGATGCGGCTAACATGCAGAATGGCGCCTCGAGTTCGTTGTCGATGACTCTGCCCACAGCAAGCACTGTGCCTCAGAAGGAATCCGTTTTCCTCCGACTATCCAACAGAATTAAG attTTAGAGAGAAATATGTCACTCAGTGGGCAATACTTGGAAGAGTTGAGTCGTCGTTACAAGAAGCAGGTAGAGGAGATGCAACGTTCATGGGAACGCGCGGTGGCCGCTATGAACGAGGAATCTCGGAAAGGTGAAGAACGCGAAGCAAGGAGAGTGGAGGAGATCGCGGCTTTGAAGGAGGAGATCGCCGAACTTTCCAAATCATTCCAGGCTTTGCTTTACGATCAGGACAGCTGGCGCAGTCGTTTCTCTACGATCATTCAACACGTTTTGCTGATCTGCTTGgaaatcatcatcatcattctaATTATTTCCTATTGCCGCAGAGGAGAGGATTTCGAAGAGGAGGAGACACTTCAGGCGGACACGGAGAAGCAAGAGAACGCGGCGCATCAGAAGAGCGCAGAGAATTTTGTTTCTCACAATGGGacgaaaaaaacgaaaaaacgaCGACCGAGCGAGATTGCTTCTCACATTAGTGGCACGTATCACGAACTGATGGTTGATGATCGAACTCAGGAGATAACGAAGAAAGAGCGCAAGAAGAAACGCAAGAAGGAGACGACCGTCAGTAATAGAACAGCGATCAATAGCGATGCCAAGCGAGAGGCAATTCGTTATAAGAACGTACTGGATGTGATCCCGGGTGGCACGACGTTGCCGTCAAGAAGAGCGTCGTCTATAGATCCTCCGCGCTCTACGGAATCGCAGAATCTCGACAAGAGGCCAGAATCTGCGCCCGAGACCAGTGTCGGTTGGTTCGATGGTCAGACGGAGAGGATCGAACGGATCGTGCAGCTCGTGCCGGACAGCAAGAAAATCTTCGGGGCGAAAGCCGAACAAAGTTCCGAACTCGGTTGTCAGGCTGACGAGCTGAGCGAGTCGAATTCGTCGTCGGCGACTATGGACAGACCTGGCGAGGTATCGATCACGATCGAACGGAAGGTCGAAGTGTCGAGGAGCAGTTCGTTCAGGAGCGGTATCCTCAAAGGCGCAAAATTGAGCTCGCCATCTTTCATGAAGACTGCTCTGGGTACGAGGAGCAAGCGGAAACTTTCTTTAAACTCAAGTTCGAATGACAGATGCGAGTGGAATCAGGACTTGCAGCGGTTGAACGACAGATCTGCCCCGTCCAGCTCCGCGAACCTGAACACGCAGACTGTCGACGGTAACGCTAACGGTAACCCCGCGAACGGTTTGATCGAGGAAAGTGATGAGTCGAGGAGTAGTAGCGCTACGCCCACGTCGGgcaagaaggagaagagaggCACCGGTCTGAAGAAAATG TGGTCCGTTTCGGTATCTTGA
- the LOC105283428 gene encoding SUN domain-containing ossification factor isoform X2 encodes MRVYVLCVYWMLLLVSVVSSGFLFLLVALESVHAEEPSFHLEKNETYEVYSNITLNYDNHESFESSVILNTDTQAAVTFKTTQNDRYRQEEATAVSGSFEAINDVQEKKDADVLAESLMQQPNLSQGISETGQAVVLTLVDTAAAELQNLVEPKTDRDFSSGSSIKNTSLLSDNQTRQSEHPSTSTIQISSPPIVDERTDRLNDTDFSENEKEALLLKKITEETPEVVVIVRAEQKANTDESELRTEEDVDQVSEELPTKIDDVFTTAPELNDTAAREQLLGGSRDESAAVILDGLVTSGPTDPHEDIPSFSEWAQKRLEEAEKKKTHPNVSVQTPGGPGRGVSGMKIRSKNYASPDCGAKIVAANPEASSAKNVLVSTRDEYMLNACTSRVWFVVELCEAIQAKKIELANFELFSSSPKDFSVYVSDRYPTKDWSPVGQFTAKDIKDIQSFALHPHFFGKFIKIELQSHYGSEHFCPVSLFRAYGTSEFEVLETETENQILQETSADKDDYEDSDEEESLDSEGDSPPTNLFGSARDAVLSIMKKAAEVLVKSSDLTGNNITKIQQNIDGGSILENSYMSCMTPRYTILCGNCTDQKFASVFQLVSCRDRQLDNLLKIDFVNETLRRQGVCSLYGVEIESLWKKEEERRDDTTHFNLVEDLQATFLASVFKPEYIVALCNVLATKERKVVMNTSYEIPVNSSKDAVKEDILSIKDTDHSNEITSHQISDTLDSDSSSKETRRHPTQDISEEAKKSVNTTSIETSTSTESLASQIKPTKTLSKEDPKKESSVPILEPSKESMEETQQTEVLTTVPPSNLTPTLKIEEPPIQGTPVEMTLQTVSNIPPMNLDNQEVDETLTPDAENTEASAQVQTNKSESGESDGKEKMRDLGEQEVRLSSQDHIALDTLFSDLKDLEGDAANMQNGASSSLSMTLPTASTVPQKESVFLRLSNRIKILERNMSLSGQYLEELSRRYKKQVEEMQRSWERAVAAMNEESRKGEEREARRVEEIAALKEEIAELSKSFQALLYDQDSWRSRFSTIIQHVLLICLEIIIIILIISYCRRGEDFEEEETLQADTEKQENAAHQKSAENFVSHNGTKKTKKRRPSEIASHISGTYHELMVDDRTQEITKKERKKKRKKETTVSNRTAINSDAKREAIRYKNVLDVIPGGTTLPSRRASSIDPPRSTESQNLDKRPESAPETSVGWFDGQTERIERIVQLVPDSKKIFGAKAEQSSELGCQADELSESNSSSATMDRPGEVSITIERKVEVSRSSSFRSGILKGAKLSSPSFMKTALGTRSKRKLSLNSSSNDRCEWNQDLQRLNDRSAPSSSANLNTQTVDGNANGNPANGLIEESDESRSSSATPTSGKKEKRGTGLKKMVRKFF; translated from the exons ATGAGGGTGTACGTGTTGTGCGTATATTGGATGCTGCTTCTGGTGTCGGTAGTGTCCAG TGGATTCTTGTTTCTCCTGGTGGCTTTGGAAAGTGTGCATGCCGAAGAGCCCTCTTTCCACCTAGAAAAGAATGAAACCTATGAGGTTTACAGCAATATCACGCTCAATTATGATAATCATGAAAGCTTTGAGTCATCCGTCATATTAAATACTGACACGCAGGCTGCAGTAACATTCAAGACTACTCAGAATGATCGGTACCGTCAG GAAGAAGCTACTGCAGTTTCAGGTAGTTTTGAAGCGATCAATGACGTGCAGGAAAAGAAGGATGCGGATGTTTTAGCAGAGAGCCTTATGCAGCAACCTAATCTCTCTCAAGG GATCTCCGAGACTGGCCAGGCGGTGGTGTTGACTCTGGTGGACACCGCAGCGGCGGAGTTGCAGAATCTGGTCGAGCCGAAGACTGACCGCGATTTTTCTTCGGGGTCATCCATCAAGAATACTTCCTTGTTAAGCGACAATCAGACCAGGCAGTCCGAACATCCGAGTACGTCGACGATACAAATTTCCTCGCCACCAATCGTCGACGAGAGGACGGATCGACTAAACGACACCGATTTCTCCGAAAATGAAAAGGAAGCGCTTCTGCTGAAGAAGATCACCGAGGAGACGCCGGAAGTCGTCGTGATCGTCCGGGCGGAGCAGAAGGCTAATACGGACGAATCGGAGCTGAGAACTGAGGAGGACGTCGACCAAGTATCTGAAGAGTTGCCCACGAAGATTGACGATGTGTTCACTACGGCGCCGGAATTGAATGATACGGCAGCCAGGGAGCAATTACTCGGTGGTAGCAGAGACGAGAGTGCGGCGGTGATCCTGGATGGGCTTGTCACTTCCGGTCCTACAGATCCGCATGAGGATATACCGTCGTTTAGTGAGTGGGCGCAAAAGCGCCTGGAGGAggctgagaagaaaaaaa CTCATCCAAACGTCTCCGTGCAGACGCCGGGCGGTCCAGGACGAGGTGTAAGCGGCATGAAGATTCGTTCGAAAAATTACGCTTCGCCCGATTGTGGAGCCAAGATCGTGGCGGCCAATCCTGAAGCGAGCAGCGCAAAGAACGTTCTGGTGTCCACGcgagacgaatatatgttGAATGCCTGCACGTCGCGCGTCTGGTTTGTCGTCGAGCTTTGCGAGGCGATCCAAGCGAAGAAAATCGAGCTGGCGAATTTTGAGCTTTTCAGCTCGTCGCCGAAGGATTTCTCCGTCTATGTGAGCGATCGTTATCCCACGAAAGACTGGAGCCCAGTCGGCCAATTCACTGCTAAGGACATAAAGGATATACAGAGCTTTGCTCTGCATCCTCACTTTTTCGGCAAGTTCATCAAAATCGAGCTCCAGTCACATTACGGATCGGAACACTTCTGTCCCGTCTCGTTGTTTCGCGCTTACGGCACCAGCGAGTTCGAAGTGCTGGAAACCGAGACGGAGAATCAGATCCTGCAAGAGACGAGCGCGGATAAGGACGACTACGAGGATAGCGATGAGGAGGAGTCGTTGGACAGCGAGGGCGATTCACCGCCGACGAATCTCTTCGGTAGCGCTCGTGACGCCGTGCTAAGCATCATGAAGAAGGCGGCAGAGGTACTGGTGAAGTCGAGTGATCTCACCGGCAACAACATTACAAAGATCCAGCAGAACATCGACGGCGGCAGCATTCTGGAAAACTCGTACATGAGTTGCATGACGCCCAGATACACAATCCTTTGTGGCAACTGTACTGATCAGAAGTTCGCCAGCGTTTTCCAACTGGTCAGTTGCCGCGACCGCCAGTTGGATAATTTGCTGAAGATCGACTTTGTGAACGAAACACTACGGCGACAGGGAGTGTGTAGTCTGTACGGGGTGGAGATCGAGTCGCTctggaagaaagaagaggaaaggcGCGATGACACAACGCACTTCAATCTTGTGGAGGATCTGCAAGCGACTTTTTTAGCCTCTGTTTTTAAACCCGAGTACATCGTGGCGTTATGTAACGTTTTGGCGACAAAGGAGCGTAAGGTAGTGATGAACACTAGCTATGAAATACCCGTGAACAGTTCTAAGGATGCCGTCAAAGAGGATATTCTATCCATCAAGGATACCGATCACAGCAACGAGATTACCTCTCATCAGATTTCCGACACTCTGGATTCGGATTCCTCTTCTAAAGAGACTCGACGACACCCGACTCAGGATATCAGCGAGGAGGCCAAGAAGAGCGTCAACACGACGTCTATAGAGACTTCCACCAGTACCGAGAGCTTGGCGTCGCAAATCAAGCCCACGAAGACGCTCAGCAAGGAAGATCCGAAGAAGGAATCGTCCGTACCGATCCTGGAGCCTAGTAAGGAATCCATGGAAGAGACGCAGCAGACGGAAGTATTAACGACCGTTCCACCGTCTAATCTGACACCGACCTTGAAGATCGAGGAACCGCCAATTCAGGGCACTCCAGTGGAGATGACGTTGCAAACGGTAAGCAACATTCCGCCGATGAATCTTGATAATCAAGAAGTTGACGAAACACTCACGCCCGATGCAGAGAACACTGAGGCTAGCGCGCAAGTTCAAACTAACAAGTCAGAGAGCGGCGAATCAGATGGAAAAGAGAAGATGAGAGATTTAGGCGAGCAAGAGGTTCGACTGTCGTCTCAAGATCATATCGCATTGGATACGTTGTTTTCTGATTTGAAAGATTTGGAGGGCGATGCGGCTAACATGCAGAATGGCGCCTCGAGTTCGTTGTCGATGACTCTGCCCACAGCAAGCACTGTGCCTCAGAAGGAATCCGTTTTCCTCCGACTATCCAACAGAATTAAG attTTAGAGAGAAATATGTCACTCAGTGGGCAATACTTGGAAGAGTTGAGTCGTCGTTACAAGAAGCAGGTAGAGGAGATGCAACGTTCATGGGAACGCGCGGTGGCCGCTATGAACGAGGAATCTCGGAAAGGTGAAGAACGCGAAGCAAGGAGAGTGGAGGAGATCGCGGCTTTGAAGGAGGAGATCGCCGAACTTTCCAAATCATTCCAGGCTTTGCTTTACGATCAGGACAGCTGGCGCAGTCGTTTCTCTACGATCATTCAACACGTTTTGCTGATCTGCTTGgaaatcatcatcatcattctaATTATTTCCTATTGCCGCAGAGGAGAGGATTTCGAAGAGGAGGAGACACTTCAGGCGGACACGGAGAAGCAAGAGAACGCGGCGCATCAGAAGAGCGCAGAGAATTTTGTTTCTCACAATGGGacgaaaaaaacgaaaaaacgaCGACCGAGCGAGATTGCTTCTCACATTAGTGGCACGTATCACGAACTGATGGTTGATGATCGAACTCAGGAGATAACGAAGAAAGAGCGCAAGAAGAAACGCAAGAAGGAGACGACCGTCAGTAATAGAACAGCGATCAATAGCGATGCCAAGCGAGAGGCAATTCGTTATAAGAACGTACTGGATGTGATCCCGGGTGGCACGACGTTGCCGTCAAGAAGAGCGTCGTCTATAGATCCTCCGCGCTCTACGGAATCGCAGAATCTCGACAAGAGGCCAGAATCTGCGCCCGAGACCAGTGTCGGTTGGTTCGATGGTCAGACGGAGAGGATCGAACGGATCGTGCAGCTCGTGCCGGACAGCAAGAAAATCTTCGGGGCGAAAGCCGAACAAAGTTCCGAACTCGGTTGTCAGGCTGACGAGCTGAGCGAGTCGAATTCGTCGTCGGCGACTATGGACAGACCTGGCGAGGTATCGATCACGATCGAACGGAAGGTCGAAGTGTCGAGGAGCAGTTCGTTCAGGAGCGGTATCCTCAAAGGCGCAAAATTGAGCTCGCCATCTTTCATGAAGACTGCTCTGGGTACGAGGAGCAAGCGGAAACTTTCTTTAAACTCAAGTTCGAATGACAGATGCGAGTGGAATCAGGACTTGCAGCGGTTGAACGACAGATCTGCCCCGTCCAGCTCCGCGAACCTGAACACGCAGACTGTCGACGGTAACGCTAACGGTAACCCCGCGAACGGTTTGATCGAGGAAAGTGATGAGTCGAGGAGTAGTAGCGCTACGCCCACGTCGGgcaagaaggagaagagaggCACCGGTCTGAAGAAAATGGTGAGGAAGTTCTTCTGA
- the LOC105283426 gene encoding uncharacterized protein LOC105283426: protein MADETTTTSSLAARLKKHFKEPSLFCKITELILCVIAMGLVAGPFQDNQTRPYDIHYVAIFHVAVCGYVFINVVLIMGHLMGERLPKKTALIFTTMGMIMCGTAGIVLLCEWDNFSANLIRAYLQEYKNRIMAAGFFAILAAVVFAIDTYFTNKYN, encoded by the exons ATGGCTGACGAAACCACCACTACGTCCAGTCTCGCTGCAAGATTAAAGAAGCATTTTAAGGAACCATCCTTGTTTTGCAAAATTACTGAACTG ATTCTTTGTGTGATTGCAATGGGATTAGTGGCAGGACCATTTCAAGACAACCAGACGCGACCCTACGATATACACTATGTGGCAATATTTCACGTGGCAGTGTGCGGTTACGTTTTCATTAACGTGGTTCTCATCATGGGCCATTTAATGGGCGAACGGTTGCCGAAGAAGACG GCTCTCATTTTTACAACGATGGGCATGATTATGTGCGGAACCGCCGGCATCGTCCTGCTCTGCGAGTGGGACAATTTTTCGGCTAATCTGATTCGTGCCTATCTGCAAGAATACAAGAATCGAATAATGGCAGCCGGCTTTTTCGCGATCCTGGCAGCCGTGGTGTTCGCCATTGACACGTATTTTACCAACAAGTACAACTGA